The Clostridioides sp. ES-S-0010-02 genome window below encodes:
- a CDS encoding ORF6C domain-containing protein, producing the protein MKNIAEIHNRELKEINKNINNNRKRFKDMIDILDLKVSDLKSLSLEMGYSNQSYANANNIYLLSERGYSKLLKILEDDKAWEQYEKIVDGDFSMRKELNNPLLSASKELQAIFMLDKKQEVLETKIESVNEKLENFMDDAPLFNIECECIVKEVKRVATKSLGGHGSRAYKNKSLRGKVYSDIYHQIKREFGVDSYKAIKRCQLEKVLEIVDNYKLPIVFEEEIRLLNSQLSIVS; encoded by the coding sequence ATAAAGAATATAGCTGAGATACATAATAGAGAACTGAAGGAGATAAATAAAAATATAAATAATAATAGAAAAAGATTTAAAGATATGATAGATATATTAGATTTAAAAGTGAGTGATTTAAAATCACTGAGTTTAGAAATGGGTTACTCTAATCAATCTTATGCAAATGCAAATAACATTTACTTGTTATCTGAGAGAGGTTATTCAAAACTACTAAAGATACTGGAAGACGACAAGGCTTGGGAACAATACGAGAAAATAGTTGATGGAGACTTCTCTATGAGAAAAGAATTAAATAATCCTCTTTTAAGTGCATCAAAGGAGTTACAAGCTATATTTATGCTAGATAAGAAACAGGAAGTCTTAGAAACTAAAATAGAGAGTGTTAATGAGAAATTAGAGAATTTCATGGATGATGCACCACTTTTTAACATTGAGTGTGAGTGTATTGTTAAAGAAGTTAAGAGAGTAGCAACAAAATCACTTGGAGGTCATGGCAGTAGGGCTTATAAAAATAAGTCTCTAAGAGGTAAAGTTTATAGTGATATATACCATCAAATTAAACGAGAGTTTGGGGTAGATAGTTATAAGGCTATAAAGCGTTGTCAGTTAGAAAAAGTATTAGAGATTGTAGATAATTATAAATTACCTATAGTGTTTGAGGAAGAAATAAGATTATTAAACAGTCAATTATCAATAGTAAGTTAA